A single window of Paenibacillus sp. FSL H8-0537 DNA harbors:
- the moaA gene encoding GTP 3',8-cyclase MoaA produces the protein MEHSIKDQLNRGLRDLRLSVTDRCNFRCRYCMPAEIFGKDYPFLPEDKVLSFDEIERLVTIFVSLGVKKLRITGGEPLLRKDLPTLIKRLNAIPGVEDIALTTNGVLLPKSAAALAEAGMRRVTVSLDSLNDERFRLMNGNRSGVQAVLDGIEAASAAGMPVKVNMVVQKGTNDQDIWPMAAYFREKGHILRFIEYMDVGNSNGWKWDHVFSSKQILQLLEEHLPLEPVEAHYAGEVASRYRYLDGSGEIGFISSVSDAFCSSCTRARISAEGKLYTCLFASKGYNLMELLRGDETDESIRESIARIWTNRDDRYSEERATRTQSPAKIEMSHIGG, from the coding sequence TTGGAGCATTCAATAAAGGATCAATTGAACCGTGGTCTGCGGGACCTGCGTTTATCTGTTACCGACCGTTGTAATTTCCGCTGCCGTTATTGTATGCCGGCCGAAATTTTCGGCAAGGACTATCCGTTTTTGCCTGAGGACAAGGTGCTCAGCTTTGATGAGATAGAACGGCTCGTAACGATTTTTGTATCATTGGGTGTCAAGAAGCTTAGAATTACTGGCGGAGAGCCGTTGCTTAGAAAAGATTTGCCAACGCTGATCAAGCGCTTGAATGCAATCCCGGGCGTTGAGGATATTGCACTCACGACCAACGGGGTTCTGCTGCCCAAATCGGCTGCTGCACTTGCAGAAGCTGGAATGCGGCGGGTAACGGTCAGTCTGGATTCGCTGAATGACGAGCGGTTCCGGCTAATGAACGGAAACCGCAGCGGCGTACAGGCCGTGCTGGATGGCATTGAAGCGGCTTCTGCGGCAGGCATGCCAGTCAAAGTCAATATGGTTGTCCAGAAGGGCACCAATGATCAGGATATATGGCCGATGGCAGCTTATTTTCGCGAAAAGGGGCATATTCTTCGGTTCATTGAATATATGGATGTGGGCAATTCAAATGGCTGGAAGTGGGATCACGTTTTTTCAAGCAAGCAGATTTTGCAGCTTCTGGAAGAGCACCTGCCGCTTGAGCCGGTGGAAGCCCATTATGCAGGCGAGGTTGCTTCACGCTACCGCTATCTGGATGGATCGGGGGAAATCGGTTTTATTTCCTCCGTAAGCGACGCCTTTTGCAGTAGCTGTACACGGGCACGCATTTCCGCGGAAGGCAAGCTGTATACCTGCCTGTTCGCCTCGAAGGGCTATAATTTAATGGAGCTGCTGCGCGGTGACGAAACGGATGAGTCGATTCGCGAATCCATCGCCCGCATTTGGACGAATCGCGATGATCGTTATTCGGAGGAACGGGCTACCCGTACCCAGTCGCCAGCAAAAATCGAAATGTCCCATATCGGCGGCTAA
- a CDS encoding assimilatory sulfite reductase (NADPH) flavoprotein subunit — MQLQVTNSPFNQEQVELLNRLLPTLTESQHIWLCGYLSAVQSTAAFAPISAEPQLSAALAVEGEALSAPAQPAGSREVTILFGSQTGNSQRLSGKLASKLEANGFQVTLSAMNKFKPNGLKKVENLLIIASTHGEGEPPDNAISFHEFLYSKRAPQLDELYFSVLSLGDTSYEFFCQTGKDFDVRLEELGGKRLTPRIDCDLDYDEPAAEWFNQVAAALNERLNGSAAAQPAAVSTTASVSSTESEYSRTNPFHAEVLANINLNGRGSDRETRHLELSLDGSSLQYEPGDCLGLFPENHPKLVDELIQALGWSADEKVPFNKKGEEGSLSEALLKHYEITVLTKPLLEQAAKLSANSGLQELAAPGKEKELKDYINGRDLLDLVQDFAPWNWSPAAFVGILRKLPARLYSIASSFQANPDEVHLTIRAVRYEANGRERYGVCSIHTAERLEPGDTVPIYIQNNPNFKLPASAETPVIMIGPGTGVAPFRAFMEEREETGVEGKSWLFYGDRHFVTDFLYQTDWQRMLKDGVLTKLDVAFSRDSEEKVYVQHRILEQGKELYEWLQAGAHVYVCGDEKHMAHDVHSALITVIEQEGGISREKAEAYLADMQQQQRYQRDVY, encoded by the coding sequence TTGCAACTTCAGGTGACGAACAGTCCTTTTAATCAGGAGCAGGTTGAGCTTCTTAACCGCCTTCTGCCAACTTTGACGGAATCGCAGCATATATGGTTATGCGGATATTTGTCCGCAGTTCAGAGCACAGCAGCTTTTGCCCCTATTAGTGCAGAGCCGCAATTAAGCGCAGCACTTGCTGTAGAAGGTGAAGCGCTGTCAGCACCCGCTCAGCCAGCAGGCTCGCGAGAAGTGACGATTTTATTTGGATCACAGACAGGCAACAGCCAGCGGCTGTCCGGCAAGCTTGCAAGCAAGCTTGAGGCAAACGGCTTCCAGGTTACATTGTCCGCAATGAACAAATTCAAGCCTAATGGCTTGAAGAAGGTTGAAAATTTATTGATTATTGCAAGTACCCATGGAGAAGGCGAACCGCCGGATAATGCAATCTCCTTCCATGAGTTCTTATATAGCAAAAGAGCGCCGCAGCTGGATGAATTGTATTTCTCCGTTCTGTCGCTCGGTGATACTTCGTATGAATTTTTCTGCCAGACGGGTAAAGATTTCGACGTTCGTCTTGAGGAATTGGGCGGCAAGCGCCTGACGCCGCGTATCGATTGCGACTTGGATTATGATGAGCCGGCAGCAGAGTGGTTCAATCAAGTTGCGGCAGCGCTAAACGAGCGTTTGAATGGATCGGCAGCTGCACAGCCAGCAGCTGTATCCACAACGGCTTCGGTTAGCTCGACTGAATCCGAATATTCGCGTACAAATCCGTTTCATGCGGAAGTGCTGGCGAACATTAATTTGAACGGTCGCGGTTCAGACCGCGAGACGCGCCATCTGGAGCTGTCGCTTGACGGATCGAGCCTGCAATATGAGCCGGGCGATTGTCTGGGTCTTTTTCCAGAAAATCATCCGAAGCTTGTAGACGAGCTGATTCAGGCTTTGGGCTGGAGCGCGGATGAGAAGGTTCCATTTAACAAAAAAGGCGAAGAAGGCTCGCTGAGCGAAGCGCTTCTGAAGCATTATGAAATTACAGTATTGACGAAGCCGCTGCTGGAGCAGGCTGCGAAGCTTTCGGCAAATAGCGGGCTTCAAGAGCTTGCAGCGCCCGGCAAGGAGAAAGAGTTGAAGGATTACATCAACGGCCGCGATTTGCTTGATCTGGTGCAGGATTTTGCGCCTTGGAACTGGTCGCCTGCTGCATTTGTCGGTATTTTGCGCAAGCTGCCAGCACGTCTTTATTCCATTGCGAGCAGTTTCCAGGCCAACCCGGACGAGGTGCATTTGACGATTCGCGCCGTGCGTTATGAAGCAAATGGCCGCGAGCGTTATGGCGTTTGCTCGATTCATACGGCAGAGCGTCTGGAGCCAGGCGATACCGTGCCGATTTATATTCAGAACAACCCGAATTTCAAGCTGCCGGCAAGCGCGGAAACCCCGGTTATTATGATCGGTCCAGGCACAGGCGTAGCACCTTTCCGGGCATTCATGGAGGAGCGCGAGGAAACGGGAGTGGAAGGGAAATCATGGTTATTTTATGGCGACCGCCATTTCGTAACGGACTTCCTGTATCAAACGGACTGGCAGCGCATGCTGAAGGACGGCGTTCTGACGAAGCTGGACGTTGCGTTCTCACGCGACTCGGAAGAGAAGGTGTATGTACAACACCGTATTCTGGAGCAAGGCAAGGAGCTGTATGAATGGCTGCAAGCCGGCGCCCATGTATATGTGTGCGGCGACGAAAAGCATATGGCACATGATGTGCATTCCGCACTCATTACGGTCATTGAGCAGGAAGGCGGCATTAGCCGCGAGAAAGCAGAGGCTTATCTCGCCGACATGCAGCAGCAGCAGCGCTACCAGCGCGATGTGTACTAA